A genome region from Ignavibacteriota bacterium includes the following:
- a CDS encoding single-stranded DNA-binding protein — protein sequence MAKSLNKVMLIGNLGKDPEIRYTGAGLPVATFSLATNESWKDQEGNPQERTEWHNIVAWSKLAEICQQYLKKGKKIYIEGRIQTRSYDDKNTGTKKYMTEIVAANMIMLDGGGSRGAGDGADAFPVSDGAPQTEASKEDLPF from the coding sequence ATGGCCAAGAGCCTCAATAAGGTGATGCTGATCGGAAACCTGGGAAAGGATCCCGAGATCCGCTACACAGGTGCCGGGTTGCCGGTCGCAACGTTCTCACTTGCGACGAACGAATCCTGGAAAGATCAGGAGGGGAATCCCCAGGAGCGGACCGAGTGGCACAACATTGTGGCCTGGTCCAAACTCGCGGAGATCTGCCAGCAGTACCTCAAGAAGGGGAAGAAGATCTATATCGAAGGGCGCATCCAGACCCGCAGCTACGATGATAAGAACACAGGCACCAAGAAGTACATGACGGAGATCGTCGCAGCGAACATGATCATGCTGGACGGTGGCGGTAGCCGCGGTGCAGGTGATGGTGCGGACGCATTTCCGGTCTCCGATGGGGCGCCGCAAACGGAGGCGAGCAAGGAAGACCTTCCGTTCTAA
- a CDS encoding NHL repeat-containing protein, giving the protein MNVPRILMCLTLAASACVRTGIAQPAHTIAMIGTAVDVDVAGHVFVLDRERGTLTLYDPALKALATVGGQGWEGGSFDQPAGIWAKNGLDIYVADFGNHRIQRFDRTLTYVSSLSSRTSDDNAISFGYPADVTVSRFGTLYICDTENNRIVKVDASNRMEGSFGGFGGGAGKLDHPVQVEMGPGDQVYVLDPPRILVYDLFGNYLSMLADGLVRAPARIAGDERGIVVADGTDLLFFDPSHRPVLRLAVADVTGEPAGAVLSLCCAGGKVYILTPGALHIIPDPRGTGGLLDKEPDNH; this is encoded by the coding sequence GTGAATGTTCCGCGCATCCTGATGTGTCTCACCCTCGCCGCGTCGGCGTGCGTCCGTACGGGCATCGCCCAGCCCGCGCACACGATCGCGATGATTGGAACCGCCGTGGACGTTGATGTGGCGGGGCATGTGTTCGTGCTGGATCGGGAACGGGGCACGCTCACGCTGTACGATCCGGCATTGAAAGCCTTGGCCACTGTCGGCGGGCAGGGGTGGGAAGGTGGAAGTTTCGATCAGCCGGCAGGGATCTGGGCAAAGAACGGGCTGGACATCTACGTGGCGGACTTCGGGAACCACCGCATCCAGCGCTTCGACCGGACGTTGACCTATGTGTCGTCCCTGTCGTCGCGCACGTCCGATGACAATGCGATCTCCTTCGGCTATCCGGCGGATGTCACCGTTTCTCGATTCGGGACGCTGTATATTTGTGACACGGAGAACAACCGGATCGTGAAGGTGGATGCGTCGAACCGGATGGAAGGCTCCTTCGGGGGGTTTGGAGGTGGGGCAGGGAAGCTGGACCACCCTGTGCAGGTGGAGATGGGTCCCGGAGATCAGGTGTATGTCCTCGATCCGCCGCGCATTCTTGTGTACGATCTCTTCGGCAATTATCTCTCCATGCTTGCCGATGGCCTGGTGCGCGCACCGGCTAGGATCGCCGGAGACGAACGCGGGATCGTGGTGGCGGATGGGACGGACCTGCTGTTCTTCGATCCCTCCCACCGGCCGGTGCTCCGCCTGGCGGTCGCCGATGTGACGGGTGAACCGGCGGGAGCTGTCCTCTCCCTGTGTTGTGCGGGAGGCAAGGTGTACATCCTGACGCCCGGGGCTCTTCATATCATTCCGGATCCGCGCGGTACCGGCGGGTTGCTTGACAAAGAACCCGATAATCATTAG